GGACGCCCGATCGCTGTCGGCGAGCCCGCCAACCTCACGATCATCGACCCGGACTCGTCGTGGACGGTGGTCGGCGACGATCTCGCCAGCAGGTCGGCGAACACGCCGTACGAGACGATGACACTGCCGGGCACAGTGGAGGCGACGTTCCTCCGCGGACGTGTCACCGCCCAGCGTGCCGAGGGGGCGTGGCTGTGACGAACTGGCTGTACTACCTGTTGATCGCACTCGGCGCGCTCGCGATCTGGCTCACATTGGTGACGTTGGCGTTGCGCGGATGGCGCAAGCGCGGCAACCGTCAGATCGACGAATTGGGCGCGTTCCCGGAGACGCCGACCGATCTCGGTGATCCGATCCGCGGCCCGCACACCGGTCTGTACGTCGGGAGCACGGTGTCGCCGAGTTGGCAGAACCGCGTCGCCGTGGGAGACAAGGGCGACCGCGCGTCGGCCGAGCTGACCGAGTACAACGACGGCCTGCTGCTGACCCGCCAGGGAGCATCGGAGATCTGGATTCCGCGCGAGTCGCTCGTCGCAGTCCGCACCGAGAACGGCCTCGCAGGCAAAGTCATGAGCCGCGACGGTGTGCTCGTGATCCGCTGGGCGCTGCCGTCGGGAGTCGAGATCGACTCAGGGTTGCGCGGCGACGACAAGACCGTCTACCCGGACTGGACGTCCGCGTACACCGAACTGAATG
This genomic window from Gordonia sp. PDNC005 contains:
- a CDS encoding transporter — encoded protein: MTNWLYYLLIALGALAIWLTLVTLALRGWRKRGNRQIDELGAFPETPTDLGDPIRGPHTGLYVGSTVSPSWQNRVAVGDKGDRASAELTEYNDGLLLTRQGASEIWIPRESLVAVRTENGLAGKVMSRDGVLVIRWALPSGVEIDSGLRGDDKTVYPDWTSAYTELNEKAFAAFENTETTPAPEKKDS